A stretch of DNA from Paenibacillus sp. FSL W8-0186:
GATGAAGATCGAGCTTACAGAAGGATGGAAGAAAATAGACATCGATCAAGATGCGCAGTTACAGGCAATACATCCGGGAGACAATACGTGGTTTTATGCTTATGGTGAGAAAGTTTCCGAAGACGACGGCCTGACTGTAGAAGATCTATTTGAATTTTATAGCAGTGATTCTGGATTAGAAAATCCTAGATGGACGAAGCCTGAGCCGATAAAGATTCAAGCCTATGATGCAATCTACTTTAAAGGAACCGGAACGAGCGAAGGCACTAAAGCCACTATTATTGGAGCCATTACCCTTTCTTCGCGCCAATATACCTTTCTTATATTTGCAGGAAAGCAGGACGTAATGGAGGACAATGAAGCGTGGTTTAAGAAAGCATTAACCACTTATTCAGAACGGTTGTGGTAATGAATATTTAGCCTCATACTAACTCTATATGGGTATGTTCTAACATATGGCAGGTGACGAAATTGTCACTTGCCATGTGATTTTGTTATATTATTAGAACGCATGTTTATGATTTTCGGTGTACAATAAATGAATTAGTACGAGTAGCAAGATACATACAGTAATAAATATGGAGGGCTTATGGGAGAAACTGATATTTTATTTATTTTAAAAATGATCGTGATTGGGCTTGTTCAAGGCTTTACTGAACCCATTCCTGTATCGTCTAGCGGACATGTGATGATTGCGAGTGAGATTTTGGGGCTAGGTGAACAGGGGTTCACGTTTGCGATTTTAACGAACACCGCTTCATTGCTCGCCGTATTATGGATTTATCGCGAGGATATTCTACGATTAATCCAAAATTCATTGCGCTATCTGCAAACCAAGGATGTACGCTACAAAAGCGATTTCCGGTTTGTGCTGTATATCATCATCGGTACGATTCCAGCAGGTGTTCTTGGGGTCGTTCTTAAGGATTTTATTGCAGACAGTGTAAGTATGACAACTATTGCAATCATGCTATTTATTACAGGTATTGCCTTATTTCTAATTCGTAATATGAAGGGTACGAAAGCCGAGGCGGATATGACGCT
This window harbors:
- a CDS encoding undecaprenyl-diphosphate phosphatase yields the protein MGETDILFILKMIVIGLVQGFTEPIPVSSSGHVMIASEILGLGEQGFTFAILTNTASLLAVLWIYREDILRLIQNSLRYLQTKDVRYKSDFRFVLYIIIGTIPAGVLGVVLKDFIADSVSMTTIAIMLFITGIALFLIRNMKGTKAEADMTLKDAILVGLGQAVALTPGISRSGATIISAIACGIKQDTALRFAFMLYIPVSLGGVVLGFSDFINEPNKGELAIPYMAAFMATLFMTYFAMKWFMGIMKRGKLIYFTYYCFTVAILLLIFF